One Symphalangus syndactylus isolate Jambi chromosome 20, NHGRI_mSymSyn1-v2.1_pri, whole genome shotgun sequence DNA segment encodes these proteins:
- the LUC7L3 gene encoding luc7-like protein 3 isoform X8, protein MKVGYERDFLRYLQSLLAEVERRIRRGHARLALSQNQQSSGAAGPTGKNEEKIQVLTDKIDVLLQQIEELGSEGKVEEAQGMMKLVEQLKEERELLRSTTSTIESFAAQEKQMEVCEVCGAFLIVGDAQSRVDDHLMGKQHMGYAKIKATVEELKEKLRKRTEEPDRDERLKKEKQEREEREKEREREREERERKRRREEEEREKERARDRERRKRSRSRSRHSSRTSDRRCSRSRDHKRSRSRERRRSRSRDRRRSRSHDRSERKHRSRSRDRRRSKSRDRKSYKHRSKSRDREQDRKSKEKEKRGSDDKKSSVKSGSREKQSEDTNTESKESDTKNEVNGTSEDIKSEVQRKYAQMKMELSRVRRHTKASSEGKDSVVLQNILRYIVLSQLFCSRLVPPLVCLFGNYRPHL, encoded by the exons ATGAAAGTTGGCTATGAGAGAGATTTTTTGCGATACTTACAGAGCTTACTTGCAGAAGTAGAACGTAGGATCAGACGCGGCCATGCTCGTTTGGCATTATCTCAAAACCAGCAGTCTTCTGGG GCCGCTGGCCCAACaggcaaaaatgaagaaaaaattcaggTTCTAACAGACAAAATTGATGTACTTCTGCAACAG ATTGAAGAATTAGGGTCTGAAGGAAAAGTAGAAGAAGCCCAGGGGATGATGAAATTAGTTGAGCAattaaaagaagagagagaactaCTAAGGTCCACAACCTCG ACAATTGAAAGCTTTGCTgcacaagaaaaacaaatggaagtgTGTGAAGTGTGTGGAGCCTTTTTAATAGTAGGAGACGCCCAGTCCCGGGTGGATGACCATTTGATGGGAAAACAACACATGGGCTATGCCAAAATCAAAGCTACTGTAGaagaattaaaa GAAAAGTTAAGGAAAAGAACCGAAGAACCTGATCGTGATGAGCGTCTAAAAAAggagaagcaagaaagagaagaaagagaaaaagaacgggagagagaaagggaagaaagagaaaggaaaagacgaagggaagaggaagaaagagaaaaagaaagggctcgtgacagagaaagaagaaagagaagtcgTTCACGAAGTAGACACTCGAGCCGAACATCAGACAGAAGATGCAGCAGGTCTCGGGACCACAAAAGGTCACGAAGTAGAGAAAGAAGGCGAAGCAG AAGTAGAGATCGACGAAGAAGCAGAAGCCATGATCGATCGGAAAGAAAACATAGATCTCGAAGTCGGGATCGAAGAAGATCAAAAAGCCGGGACCGAAAGTCATATAAGCACAGGAGCAAAAGTCGGGACAGAGAACAAGATAGAAAATCCAAGGAGAAAG AAAAGAGGGGATCTGATGATAAAAAAAGTAGTGTGAAGTCCGGTAGTCGAGAAAAGCAGAGTGAAGACACAAACACTGAATCGAAGGAAAGTGATACTAAGAATGAGGTCAATGGGACCAGTGAAGACATTAAATCTGAAG TGCAGCGTAAGTATGCACAGATGAAGATGGAACTAAGCCGAgtaagaagacatacaaaagcCTCTTCTGAAGGAAAAGACAGTGTAGTCCTGCAAAACATTTTGAGGTACATTGTTTTGTCTCAGCTATTTTGTAGCAGACTCGTGCCCCCATTAGTGTGCCTCTTTGGAAATTATCGTCCACATTTGTAA
- the ANKRD40CL gene encoding putative ANKRD40 C-terminal-like protein isoform X1 encodes MAELEQDIGEKPAGEYKQEGTNPHLPTDPSDNKKPNDTCLVRIQNPKENDFIEIELKRQELSYQNLLKVSCCELGINSEQVEKIRKLPNTLLRKDKDIRRLQDFQEVELILMKNGSSGLTEYIPSLTERPCYNSKAAKMTY; translated from the exons ATGGCTGAACTGGAACAGGACATCGGGGAGAAGCCAGCAG GTGAATATAAACAAGAAGGCACAAATCCACACTTGCCAACGGACCCAAGTGATAACAAGAAACCCAATGACACCTGTCTAG TCAGAATTCAGAACCCCAAAGAAAATGACTTCATTGAAATTGAACTGAAGAGACAAGAACTGAGTTACCAAAACCTACTAAAAGTGAGTTGCTGTGAACTGGGGATTAACTCAGAACAAGTGGAGAAGATCAGAAAGCTACCAAACACACTGCTCAGAAAG GACAAAGACATTCGAAGACTGCAGGACTTTCAGGAAGTGGaactcattttaatgaaaaatggaAGCTCCGGATTGACAGAATATATACCATCTCTGACAGAAAGGCCCTGCTATAATAGCAAAGCTGCAAAAATGACTTATTAA
- the ANKRD40CL gene encoding putative ANKRD40 C-terminal-like protein isoform X2 codes for MAELEQDIGEKPAVRIQNPKENDFIEIELKRQELSYQNLLKVSCCELGINSEQVEKIRKLPNTLLRKDKDIRRLQDFQEVELILMKNGSSGLTEYIPSLTERPCYNSKAAKMTY; via the exons ATGGCTGAACTGGAACAGGACATCGGGGAGAAGCCAGCAG TCAGAATTCAGAACCCCAAAGAAAATGACTTCATTGAAATTGAACTGAAGAGACAAGAACTGAGTTACCAAAACCTACTAAAAGTGAGTTGCTGTGAACTGGGGATTAACTCAGAACAAGTGGAGAAGATCAGAAAGCTACCAAACACACTGCTCAGAAAG GACAAAGACATTCGAAGACTGCAGGACTTTCAGGAAGTGGaactcattttaatgaaaaatggaAGCTCCGGATTGACAGAATATATACCATCTCTGACAGAAAGGCCCTGCTATAATAGCAAAGCTGCAAAAATGACTTATTAA